The following are from one region of the Tachysurus fulvidraco isolate hzauxx_2018 chromosome 24, HZAU_PFXX_2.0, whole genome shotgun sequence genome:
- the gatad1 gene encoding GATA zinc finger domain-containing protein 1 isoform X1, giving the protein MPLGLKPCCAVCKTNSSSMWKKGNQGEILCNNCTAKSNITGVSGLVVTSNTQQSNGGGKQSKQEIHRRSARLRSTKYKAPASEKKVSSKGKGRRHIFKLKNPIKAPESVSTIITSESIFYKGVYYQIGDVIKVTDEEDGKPYFAQIRGFIQDQYCEKSAALTWLIPTQSSPRDHFDPGTYIVGPEEDLPRKMEYLEFVCHAPSEYFKSRSSPFPTIPNRPEKGYIWTHIGPTPTMAVKETLGCN; this is encoded by the exons ATGCCTCTTGGACTGAAGCCATGCTGTGCTGTCTGCAAGACGAATTCGTCATCGATGTGGAAAAAGGGAAACCAGGGTGAAATCCTTTGTAACAACTGTACAGCTAAAAGCAACATCACAGGAGTATCAGGACTGGTGGTGACCTCCAATACACAGCAGAGCAATGGTGGGGGCAAGCAG TCTAAACAGGAAATCCACAGACGATCAGCACGATTAAGAAGCACAAAGTATAAGGCTCCTGCATCCGAGAAGAAAGTTTCATCGAAAGGGAAAGGAAGACGGcatatttttaaactaaaaaat CCTATCAAAGCTCCTGAGTCTGTGTCCACCATAATCACGTCAGAGTCTATCTTCTACAAG GGTGTTTACTATCAGATAGGAGATGTGATAAAGGTAACAGACGAAGAGGATGGCAAACCTTATTTTGCACAGATCCGTGGTTTTATTCAGGACCAGTACTGCGAGAAAAGTGCTGCATTAACATGGCTGATCCCTACACAGTCTAGTCCAAGAGATCACTTTGATCCTGGCACTTACATAGTTG GTCCGGAAGAGGATTTGCCCAGAAAAATGGAATACCTTGAATTTGTTTGCCATGCACCATCAGAATATTTCAAGTCAAGGAGCTCCCCATTTCCAACAATACCTAATCGGCCAGAAAAAGGCTACATTTGGACCCATATTGGACCTACACCCACTATGGCAGTAAAAGAAACTCTTGGTTGTAATTAA
- the lypla2 gene encoding acyl-protein thioesterase 2, which produces MCGNNMSVPLLAEAVTISGTEKETAAVIFLHGLGDTGHGWADAMTSIRLPYIKYICPHAPRIPVTLNMKMTMPSWFDLMGLTPEAPEDEAGIKRAAENIKAIIDHETKNGIPSNRILLGGFSQGGALSLYTALTSQQKLAGVVALSCWLPLHKTFPQAASGSANKDIPILQCHGEMDPMIPSHFGAMTAEKLKTIVSPQKVTFRTYPGLMHSSCPQEMSAVKEFIEKQLPRI; this is translated from the exons ATGTGTGGCAACAACATGTCTGTGCCGCTGCTTGCCGAGGCTGTGACCATATCTGGGACAGAGAAGGAGACTGCTGCG gTAATCTTCCTTCATGGTCTTGGTGATACTGG GCATGGCTGGGCTGATGCCATGACATCCATTAGACTGCCCTACATAAAGTACATCTGCCCACATGC ACCCAGAATCCCAGTTACACTCAATATGAAAATGACCATGCCATCATG gtttgacCTGATGGGTCTAACACCAGAAGCTCCAGAGGATGAGGCCGGCATTAAGAGAGCAGCAGAAAACA TCAAGGCCATTATTGACCACGAGACAAAAAATGGTATACCTTCTAACCGTATTCTCCTCGGTGGATTCTCTCAG GGTGGAGCGCTATCACTGTACACCGCTCTCACCTCTCAGCAGAAGCTAGCAGGTGTAGTGGCTCTAAGTTGTTGGCTACCACTTCATAAGACCTTTCCACAG GCAGCAAGTGGCAGTGCAAACAAGGATATCCCCATTCTGCAATGTCATGGTGAGATGGACCCGATGATTCCATCGCATTTTGGGGCCATGACGGCTGAGAAGCTCAAGACCATTGTGTCCCCACAGAAAGTCACTTTCCGCACCTACCCAGGGCTCATGCACAGCTCCTGCCCTCAG GAGATGTCAGCCGTGAAGGAATTCATTGAGAAGCAATTGCCCCGAATCTGA
- the pithd1 gene encoding PITH domain-containing protein 1, translating to MSGHGHGHGHGHGHGCCEDDHEPAERGVEYGLYTRIDLEKLQCLNESRDGDGKLVFKPWDQRTDREKFVESDADEELLFNIPFTGSVKLKGIILSGEDDASHPAEIRLYKNIPQMSFDDISREPDQAFRLNRDPLAELEYPTKIARFSNVQHLSIHIPRNFGADSTRVYYIGLRGEYAQAHRHEVTICNYEAAANPADHKLEAITPQTHFIS from the exons ATGTCTGggcatggacatggacatggacacggacacggacacgggTGTTGTGAAGATGATCATGAACCTGCGGAACGTGGGGTGGAGTATGGATTGTACACACGCATTGACCTAGAAAAGCTGCAGTGTCTCAATGAGAGCCGAGATGGAGACGGTAAACTGGTGTTCAAACCATGGGATCAGCGCACAGATAGGGAAAAG TTTGTAGAGAGTGATGCTGATGAGGAACTCCTGTTCAATATCCC GTTTACAGGAAGTGTAAAGCTGAAGGGGATTATCCTTTCTGGAGAAGATGATGCCTCCCACCCAGCTGAAATAAGACT GTACAAGAACATACCGCAGATGTCATTTGATGATATAAGCAGAGAGCCAGACCAAGCATTTCGTCTTAACAGGGATCCACTGGCTGAACTTGAGTATCCAACTAA GATTGCACGCTTTTCTAACGTCCAGCACTTATCTATTCATATTCCTCGAAACTTTGGAGCTGATTCTACTCGTGTGTACTACATTGGACTTCGGGGAGAATATGCTCAG gcTCACAGACATGAAGTGACCATCTGTAACTATGAGGCAGCAGCAAATCCAGCAGATCATAAATTGGAAGCTATTACTCCACAGACACACTTCATTTCATGA
- the gatad1 gene encoding GATA zinc finger domain-containing protein 1 isoform X2 — MSQDPESQSQPHLSGGPASSWHGRQSELSKQEIHRRSARLRSTKYKAPASEKKVSSKGKGRRHIFKLKNPIKAPESVSTIITSESIFYKGVYYQIGDVIKVTDEEDGKPYFAQIRGFIQDQYCEKSAALTWLIPTQSSPRDHFDPGTYIVGPEEDLPRKMEYLEFVCHAPSEYFKSRSSPFPTIPNRPEKGYIWTHIGPTPTMAVKETLGCN, encoded by the exons atgtctcaggatccagagtcacagagtcagcctcatctcagcgGAGGTCCAGCATCTTCGTGGcatggaagacaatcggagctg TCTAAACAGGAAATCCACAGACGATCAGCACGATTAAGAAGCACAAAGTATAAGGCTCCTGCATCCGAGAAGAAAGTTTCATCGAAAGGGAAAGGAAGACGGcatatttttaaactaaaaaat CCTATCAAAGCTCCTGAGTCTGTGTCCACCATAATCACGTCAGAGTCTATCTTCTACAAG GGTGTTTACTATCAGATAGGAGATGTGATAAAGGTAACAGACGAAGAGGATGGCAAACCTTATTTTGCACAGATCCGTGGTTTTATTCAGGACCAGTACTGCGAGAAAAGTGCTGCATTAACATGGCTGATCCCTACACAGTCTAGTCCAAGAGATCACTTTGATCCTGGCACTTACATAGTTG GTCCGGAAGAGGATTTGCCCAGAAAAATGGAATACCTTGAATTTGTTTGCCATGCACCATCAGAATATTTCAAGTCAAGGAGCTCCCCATTTCCAACAATACCTAATCGGCCAGAAAAAGGCTACATTTGGACCCATATTGGACCTACACCCACTATGGCAGTAAAAGAAACTCTTGGTTGTAATTAA